One Cucurbita pepo subsp. pepo cultivar mu-cu-16 chromosome LG11, ASM280686v2, whole genome shotgun sequence DNA window includes the following coding sequences:
- the LOC111805337 gene encoding WD repeat-containing protein 48-like isoform X1 → MHRVGSAGNTSNSSRPRKEKRLTYVLGDANDSKHSAGINCLAVPKSSIDGCDYLYTGSRDGTLKRWSLSEDVASCSATFESHVDWVNDAIIVGNNRLVSCSSDGTVKTWNCLSDGGCTKTLRQHSDYVTCLAAAEKNSNVVASGGLGGEVFIWDLEAAYAPNSKSDATDEECSNGTIASGNPLPVTSLRTISSSNNISTHPNQSHGYVPIAAKGHKESVYALAMNDSGTLLVSGGTEKVVRVWDPRTGSKTMKLRGHTDNIRALLLDSTGRFCLSGSSDSMIRLWDLGQQRCVHSYAVHTDSVWALASTPSFSYVYSGGRDLSLYITDLSTRESLLLCTGEYPIQQLAIHDENIWVATTDSSVRRWPAEGRNPQKVFERGGSFLAGNLSFSRARASLEGSTPVPVYKEPTFTISGAPAIVQHEILNNRRHILTKDAAGSVKLWEVTRGIVIEDYGKVSYEEKKEELFEMVSIPAWFTVDTRLGSLSVHLDTPQCFSAEMYSADLNITGKPEDDKVNLARETLKGLMAHWLAKRKQRFGSQASANGEVLSGKDISARSLSHSRLEADGNAENDSMVYPPFEFSTVSPPSIITEGSQGGPWRRKITDLDGTEDEKDFPWWCLDCVLNNRLPPRENTKCSFYLHPCEGSSIQILTQGKLSAPRILRVHKVVNYVIEKMVLDKPLDNVNPDVPFGPGLSSTVGDGSFRSGLKPWQKLKPSIEILCNNQVLSPDMSLATVRNYIWKKPEDLVLNYRVVQSS, encoded by the exons ATGCACCGAGTGGGTAGTGCGGGGAATACATCCAATTCTTCTCGCCCCCGCAAGGAGAAGAGGTTGACATATGTTTTGGGCGATGCCAATGATAGTAAG CATTCTGCTGGTATAAATTGCTTGGCTGTGCCGAAGTCTTCTATTGATGGCTGTGATTACCTTTATACTGGGAGCCGTGATGGTACGCTGAAAAGATGGTCACTGTCTGAAGATGTAGCCTCCTGCTCTGCTACCTTTGAGTCTCATGTGGACTGG GTTAATGATGCGATCATTGTAGGCAACAATAGGCTTGTTTCATGTTCTTCAGATGGCACTGTGAAG ACATGGAATTGCTTATCCGATGGAGGTTGCACTAAGACTCTGCGTCAGCATTCTGACTATGTGACTTGTCTTGCTGCAGcagaaaaaaat AGCAATGTTGTTGCATCTGGTGGTCTTGGTGGGGAGGTTTTCATATGGGATTTGGAGGCTGCATACGCTCCAAATTCAAAGTCAGATGCAACAGATGAGGAGTGTTCAAATGGAACCATTGCTTCTGGAAATCCACTTCCAGTTACAAGTTTACGCACTATCAGCTCTAGTAACAACATTTCTACACACCCAAACCAGTCTCACGGTTATGTTCCAATTGCTGCAAAAGGCCATAAGGAATCAGTTTATGCATTAGCAATGAATGACAGTGGGACACTTCTTGTCTCTGGTGGAACTGAAAAG GTTGTTCGTGTTTGGGATCCAAGAACTGGTTCAAAGACCATGAAGTTAAGAGGACATACCGATAATATTAGGGCTCTCCTGTTGGACTCGACTGGCAG GTTCTGCCTATCAGGATCTTCTGATTCCATGATCAG ACTGTGGGATCTTGGTCAACAACGTTGTGTGCATTCCTATGCAGTACATACTGATTCTGTTTGGGCACTAGCAAGTACACCATCATTTAGTTATGTTTATAGTGGTGGTAGAGACCTCTCT CTGTATATAACAGACTTGTCGACGAGAGAGAGTCTTTTGCTTTGCACAGGGGAATATCCCATTCAACAACTGGCAATACATGATGAGAATATATGGGTTGCGACCACAGATTCTTCTGTCCGTAGATGGCCTGCTGAAGGACGTAACCCTCAGAAGGTTTTTGAAAGGGGTGGTTCATTCTTAGCTGGAAATCTGTCATTTTCTAGGGCAAGGGCTTCCTTAGAAGGATCTACTCCA gtTCCTGTATATAAAGAACCAACCTTCACCATTTCTGGAGCTCCGGCAATTGTGCagcatgaaattttaaataataggaGGCATATCCTGACAAAG GATGCTGCAGGTTCTGTGAAGCTATGGGAGGTTACCAGGGGCATTGTAATTGAGGATTATGGAAAG GTCTCAtatgaagagaaaaaggaagagttATTCGAGATG GTGAGCATTCCTGCATGGTTTACTGTGGATACGAGACTTGGGAGTTTGTCAGTTCATCTGGACACTCCACAGTGCTTTTCTGCAGAGATGTATTCGGCAGACCTTAATATTACGGGAAAACCAGAGGATGATAAG gtTAATCTAGCACGAGAGACCCTTAAAGGACTTATGGCTCATTGGTTagccaaaagaaaacaaagatttggatCACAAGCTTCAGCTAATGGAGAAGTTCTTTCTGGGAAGGATATTAGTGCAAGAAGTCTTTCCCATTCAAGGCTTGAAGCAGATGGCAATGCTGAAAATGACTCCATGGTCTATCCtccatttgaattttcaacaGTTTCTCCTCCTTCAATCATTACTGAGGGTTCACAAG GTGGTCCTTGGAGAAGGAAGATTACAGATTTGGATGGAACAGAAGATGAGAAAGACTTTCCATGGTGGTGTTTGGATTGCGTGTTGAATAACCGTCTACCTCCAAGAGAAAATACCAA GTGTAGCTTTTATCTACATCCTTGTGAAGGTTCATCCATTCAGATCCTAACACAAGGAAAACTAAGCGCTCCTCGTATTTTGAGAGTGCATAAG GTTGTAAATTATGTCATAGAGAAGATGGTTCTTGACAAGCCATTGGATAATGTAAATCCGGACGTTCCTTTTGGTCCTGGACTCTCTTCGACAGTTGGTGATGGATCATTTCGGTCTGGTTTAAAGCCTTGGCAAAAGCTTAAACCTTCTATAGAAATCTTATGCAATAATCAG GTTTTGTCTCCTGATATGAGCTTAGCCACAGTTAGGAATTACATCTGGAAGAAGCCAGAGGATTTGGTTCTCAATTACAGAGTGGTTCAAAGCAGTTGA
- the LOC111805337 gene encoding WD repeat-containing protein 48-like isoform X2, which yields MHRVGSAGNTSNSSRPRKEKRLTYVLGDANDSKHSAGINCLAVPKSSIDGCDYLYTGSRDGTLKRWSLSEDVASCSATFESHVDWVNDAIIVGNNRLVSCSSDGTVKTWNCLSDGGCTKTLRQHSDYVTCLAAAEKNSNVVASGGLGGEVFIWDLEAAYAPNSKSDATDEECSNGTIASGNPLPVTSLRTISSSNNISTHPNQSHGYVPIAAKGHKESVYALAMNDSGTLLVSGGTEKVVRVWDPRTGSKTMKLRGHTDNIRALLLDSTGRFCLSGSSDSMIRLWDLGQQRCVHSYAVHTDSVWALASTPSFSYVYSGGRDLSLYITDLSTRESLLLCTGEYPIQQLAIHDENIWVATTDSSVRRWPAEGRNPQKVFERGGSFLAGNLSFSRARASLEGSTPVPVYKEPTFTISGAPAIVQHEILNNRRHILTKDAAGSVKLWEVTRGIVIEDYGKVSYEEKKEELFEMVSIPAWFTVDTRLGSLSVHLDTPQCFSAEMYSADLNITGKPEDDKVNLARETLKGLMAHWLAKRKQRFGSQASANGEVLSGKDISARSLSHSRLEADGNAENDSMVYPPFEFSTVSPPSIITEGSQGGPWRRKITDLDGTEDEKDFPWWCLDCVLNNRLPPRENTKCSFYLHPCEGSSIQILTQGKLSAPRILRVHKVVNYVIEKMVLDKPLDNVNPDVPFGPGLSSTVGDGSFRSGLKPWQKLKPSIEILCNNQVLSPDMSLATVRNYIWKKPEDLVLNYRVVQSS from the exons ATGCACCGAGTGGGTAGTGCGGGGAATACATCCAATTCTTCTCGCCCCCGCAAGGAGAAGAGGTTGACATATGTTTTGGGCGATGCCAATGATAGTAAG CATTCTGCTGGTATAAATTGCTTGGCTGTGCCGAAGTCTTCTATTGATGGCTGTGATTACCTTTATACTGGGAGCCGTGATGGTACGCTGAAAAGATGGTCACTGTCTGAAGATGTAGCCTCCTGCTCTGCTACCTTTGAGTCTCATGTGGACTGG GTTAATGATGCGATCATTGTAGGCAACAATAGGCTTGTTTCATGTTCTTCAGATGGCACTGTGAAG ACATGGAATTGCTTATCCGATGGAGGTTGCACTAAGACTCTGCGTCAGCATTCTGACTATGTGACTTGTCTTGCTGCAGcagaaaaaaat AGCAATGTTGTTGCATCTGGTGGTCTTGGTGGGGAGGTTTTCATATGGGATTTGGAGGCTGCATACGCTCCAAATTCAAAGTCAGATGCAACAGATGAGGAGTGTTCAAATGGAACCATTGCTTCTGGAAATCCACTTCCAGTTACAAGTTTACGCACTATCAGCTCTAGTAACAACATTTCTACACACCCAAACCAGTCTCACGGTTATGTTCCAATTGCTGCAAAAGGCCATAAGGAATCAGTTTATGCATTAGCAATGAATGACAGTGGGACACTTCTTGTCTCTGGTGGAACTGAAAAG GTTGTTCGTGTTTGGGATCCAAGAACTGGTTCAAAGACCATGAAGTTAAGAGGACATACCGATAATATTAGGGCTCTCCTGTTGGACTCGACTGGCAG GTTCTGCCTATCAGGATCTTCTGATTCCATGATCAG ACTGTGGGATCTTGGTCAACAACGTTGTGTGCATTCCTATGCAGTACATACTGATTCTGTTTGGGCACTAGCAAGTACACCATCATTTAGTTATGTTTATAGTGGTGGTAGAGACCTCTCT CTGTATATAACAGACTTGTCGACGAGAGAGAGTCTTTTGCTTTGCACAGGGGAATATCCCATTCAACAACTGGCAATACATGATGAGAATATATGGGTTGCGACCACAGATTCTTCTGTCCGTAGATGGCCTGCTGAAGGACGTAACCCTCAGAAGGTTTTTGAAAGGGGTGGTTCATTCTTAGCTGGAAATCTGTCATTTTCTAGGGCAAGGGCTTCCTTAGAAGGATCTACTCCA gtTCCTGTATATAAAGAACCAACCTTCACCATTTCTGGAGCTCCGGCAATTGTGCagcatgaaattttaaataataggaGGCATATCCTGACAAAG GATGCTGCAGGTTCTGTGAAGCTATGGGAGGTTACCAGGGGCATTGTAATTGAGGATTATGGAAAG GTCTCAtatgaagagaaaaaggaagagttATTCGAGATG GTGAGCATTCCTGCATGGTTTACTGTGGATACGAGACTTGGGAGTTTGTCAGTTCATCTGGACACTCCACAGTGCTTTTCTGCAGAGATGTATTCGGCAGACCTTAATATTACGGGAAAACCAGAGGATGATAAG gtTAATCTAGCACGAGAGACCCTTAAAGGACTTATGGCTCATTGGTTagccaaaagaaaacaaagatttggatCACAAGCTTCAGCTAATGGAGAAGTTCTTTCTGGGAAGGATATTAGTGCAAGAAGTCTTTCCCATTCAAGGCTTGAAGCAGATGGCAATGCTGAAAATGACTCCATGGTCTATCCtccatttgaattttcaacaGTTTCTCCTCCTTCAATCATTACTGAGGGTTCACAAGGTGGTCCTTGGAGAAGGAAGATTACAGATTTGGATGGAACAGAAGATGAGAAAGACTTTCCATGGTGGTGTTTGGATTGCGTGTTGAATAACCGTCTACCTCCAAGAGAAAATACCAA GTGTAGCTTTTATCTACATCCTTGTGAAGGTTCATCCATTCAGATCCTAACACAAGGAAAACTAAGCGCTCCTCGTATTTTGAGAGTGCATAAG GTTGTAAATTATGTCATAGAGAAGATGGTTCTTGACAAGCCATTGGATAATGTAAATCCGGACGTTCCTTTTGGTCCTGGACTCTCTTCGACAGTTGGTGATGGATCATTTCGGTCTGGTTTAAAGCCTTGGCAAAAGCTTAAACCTTCTATAGAAATCTTATGCAATAATCAG GTTTTGTCTCCTGATATGAGCTTAGCCACAGTTAGGAATTACATCTGGAAGAAGCCAGAGGATTTGGTTCTCAATTACAGAGTGGTTCAAAGCAGTTGA